Proteins found in one Geobacter sp. genomic segment:
- a CDS encoding HAMP domain-containing protein, with translation MELLKFKNWKILTKILSVSVVTIALFLFGILFYFLPLVEKNMMEEKITSTRNVVEVAYKLIEEYQGKAKSGELRTADAQKMALAAVKNLRYMGNEYFWINDLEPKMLMHPIKPEMDGKDLADDKDPNGKRIFVDMATLAKDKGEGVVNYMWPKEGSSQPVPKVSYVKLVREWGWVVGSGIYVDDVQAEMAKIKWRIVIGAVVGAIVIFLFAFFVAHRIKRALGSAVNIAKAIAVGDLSSTINVDAQDETGQLLAAMQNMVERLKEIMKDIEALSLAAVNGKLDTRADASRHQGEFAHIVDGINKTLDAVIIPLNVAAEYVARIAKGDIPEKITATYNGDFNEIKNNLNLLIGAMNMVSNVAKEIAAGNLLVEVKERSELDELMRALAAMTHKLLVVMGNVRIAADNVAAGSQQLSASSEEMSQGASEQAAAAEEASSSMEQMSSNVKQNADNALQTEKIAVKSAEDAKAGGKAVEETVQAMKEIADKISIIEEIARQTNMLALNAAIEAARAGEHGKGFAVVASEVRKLAERSQNAAAEISDLSASSVQVAERAGELLSKMVPDIQRTAELVQEISAASKEQDTGAEQINKAIQQLDQVIQQNASVSEEMASTAEELASQAEQLQVDISYFRLDERSMAQVEARGEIQGSSQAKASPIAHYKKSPVVQEKRVFTKKAVGAEGFGLDFKECSDQLDSEYEKF, from the coding sequence ATGGAACTGTTAAAGTTTAAAAACTGGAAAATACTTACAAAAATACTCAGCGTTTCTGTTGTTACAATCGCTTTATTTCTATTTGGCATTTTATTCTATTTTTTACCGCTTGTAGAAAAGAACATGATGGAAGAGAAAATCACCTCAACCCGCAATGTGGTTGAGGTGGCGTATAAGCTCATTGAGGAATACCAAGGCAAGGCCAAGAGCGGCGAACTGCGGACTGCAGATGCTCAGAAAATGGCTTTGGCTGCTGTAAAGAATCTTCGCTACATGGGAAACGAATACTTCTGGATCAATGATCTGGAACCAAAAATGCTGATGCATCCGATTAAGCCGGAAATGGATGGGAAAGACCTGGCTGACGATAAGGATCCCAACGGCAAGCGGATCTTTGTGGATATGGCCACACTGGCAAAGGACAAGGGAGAGGGTGTCGTCAACTATATGTGGCCCAAGGAAGGGTCAAGCCAGCCTGTTCCCAAAGTCTCGTACGTCAAGCTTGTCAGAGAGTGGGGCTGGGTTGTTGGCAGTGGCATCTATGTTGATGACGTCCAGGCTGAAATGGCCAAGATCAAGTGGCGGATCGTCATTGGTGCAGTCGTTGGCGCCATCGTCATCTTTCTATTTGCGTTCTTTGTCGCTCACAGGATCAAACGCGCCCTTGGCTCTGCCGTAAATATCGCCAAAGCCATTGCCGTTGGCGATCTCAGTTCCACTATCAACGTTGATGCCCAGGATGAAACCGGCCAGTTACTCGCCGCCATGCAGAACATGGTCGAGAGACTCAAAGAGATCATGAAAGATATTGAGGCACTTTCGCTAGCTGCGGTGAACGGGAAGCTCGATACCCGTGCTGACGCATCCAGGCATCAAGGGGAATTTGCGCATATCGTTGATGGCATAAATAAGACGCTTGATGCGGTTATCATCCCACTTAACGTTGCAGCAGAGTATGTCGCGAGAATTGCAAAGGGCGATATCCCTGAAAAGATTACTGCAACCTATAACGGCGATTTCAATGAGATAAAGAACAATCTGAACTTGTTGATCGGCGCCATGAACATGGTTTCGAACGTTGCTAAAGAGATCGCAGCAGGGAATCTCCTGGTGGAGGTAAAAGAACGTTCAGAACTCGATGAATTGATGAGGGCGCTGGCGGCAATGACACATAAACTCTTGGTCGTTATGGGGAATGTCCGGATTGCTGCCGACAATGTTGCAGCTGGCAGCCAGCAACTCTCAGCAAGCTCAGAAGAGATGTCTCAAGGGGCGAGCGAACAGGCTGCTGCTGCAGAAGAAGCATCAAGCAGCATGGAACAGATGTCGTCCAATGTGAAACAGAATGCCGATAATGCCCTACAGACCGAGAAAATCGCCGTCAAATCGGCGGAAGATGCCAAAGCGGGCGGCAAAGCGGTGGAAGAGACGGTTCAGGCCATGAAAGAGATCGCCGACAAGATCTCGATCATCGAGGAGATTGCCCGCCAGACCAACATGCTGGCGTTGAACGCCGCCATCGAGGCGGCTCGTGCCGGCGAGCATGGAAAAGGGTTCGCCGTGGTCGCCTCAGAGGTGCGCAAACTGGCAGAACGGAGCCAGAATGCGGCTGCCGAGATCAGTGACCTGTCGGCTTCAAGTGTCCAGGTGGCTGAGCGGGCGGGTGAGCTGCTCTCCAAGATGGTTCCCGATATTCAACGGACAGCGGAACTGGTCCAGGAGATCTCTGCGGCCAGCAAAGAGCAGGATACTGGTGCCGAACAGATCAACAAGGCGATCCAGCAGTTGGATCAGGTGATCCAGCAGAACGCTTCTGTCTCTGAAGAGATGGCCTCCACTGCCGAAGAGCTTGCCTCGCAGGCTGAGCAGTTACAGGTTGACATCAGTTATTTTCGTCTAGATGAGCGAAGCATGGCACAGGTCGAAGCAAGAGGTGAAATCCAAGGATCATCCCAGGCTAAGGCTTCCCCGATTGCCCATTACAAAAAATCTCCCGTTGTTCAGGAAAAAAGAGTCTTTACGAAAAAAGCAGTCGGTGCGGAGGGGTTCGGTCTCGATTTTAAAGAATGCAGTGACCAGTTGGACAGCGAATACGAGAAATTCTAG